Proteins from a genomic interval of Treponema brennaborense DSM 12168:
- a CDS encoding class I SAM-dependent methyltransferase codes for MEDFLQELTDGADRVLSAAFSTPVKGTRSVGTGAAAVAAEAASAEFIPVPAGQTCLKIKVRPSASAAANNRSAGVSFYAEFFTEKQAFHRTLDAAAFTALVGRCAGSLFKNTVIQLTERGGTGRIETVSVLANKKGTVRVIRSAARAPALQPPPASGGDRQKRYLLPEGTPVPFLVFLGVMTADGKVVQAKRDKFRQINRFLEFIDDVLPAVLDGRESVSTEQPLRIADFGCGKSYLTFAVHYYLTEIKRLPAAITGLDLKDDVVADCAALASRLHCSGLTFRRGDIAAYGSDRTGTPPDIVITLHACDTATDYALAYAVDHRARAVLSVPCCQHEVNAQLRAGDVPPQFAPLVKYGLIKERFAALVTDAVRAELLERAGYAVQILEFVDGSATPKNLLIRAIRKKTAESPVCASSPAALGSEVQAAGGVEVQAAGSGAAALTEALRVRTTMQTLLERE; via the coding sequence ATGGAAGATTTTTTGCAGGAATTGACGGACGGGGCCGACCGCGTGCTGTCCGCCGCGTTTTCGACACCCGTAAAGGGGACGAGGTCTGTCGGCACCGGTGCAGCGGCGGTTGCAGCTGAAGCTGCTTCTGCCGAGTTCATTCCGGTTCCCGCGGGACAGACGTGTCTTAAAATAAAAGTCAGGCCTTCGGCTTCCGCGGCGGCGAACAACCGCAGCGCGGGCGTTTCGTTTTACGCCGAGTTTTTTACGGAAAAGCAGGCGTTTCACCGAACGCTGGACGCGGCGGCGTTTACGGCGCTGGTCGGTCGCTGTGCCGGCTCGTTGTTCAAAAATACGGTGATTCAGCTGACGGAGCGCGGCGGAACGGGACGGATTGAAACCGTTTCCGTTTTGGCGAACAAAAAGGGAACGGTCCGCGTTATCCGCTCGGCCGCACGCGCACCGGCGTTGCAGCCGCCGCCCGCTTCAGGCGGAGACCGGCAAAAACGGTATCTGCTGCCCGAAGGCACTCCGGTTCCGTTTCTGGTGTTTTTGGGAGTGATGACGGCCGACGGCAAAGTGGTTCAGGCGAAGCGCGACAAGTTCCGGCAGATTAATCGTTTTTTGGAATTTATAGACGACGTGCTGCCGGCGGTGCTTGACGGACGGGAATCGGTGTCGACGGAACAGCCGCTGCGGATCGCGGATTTCGGCTGCGGAAAATCATATTTGACGTTCGCCGTGCACTATTATCTGACGGAAATAAAACGGCTGCCGGCCGCGATTACCGGACTCGACCTGAAAGACGATGTCGTTGCCGATTGCGCCGCGCTTGCGTCCCGCCTGCACTGTTCCGGCTTGACGTTCCGCCGCGGCGATATTGCCGCCTACGGGAGCGACCGCACCGGAACGCCGCCTGATATCGTGATTACGCTGCACGCCTGCGATACGGCTACGGATTATGCGCTCGCGTACGCGGTGGATCACCGTGCGCGCGCCGTTTTGTCGGTGCCGTGCTGCCAGCATGAAGTGAATGCGCAACTACGCGCCGGAGACGTGCCGCCGCAGTTCGCGCCGCTTGTAAAATACGGGCTGATAAAAGAACGGTTCGCCGCTTTGGTAACCGACGCGGTTCGGGCTGAACTGCTGGAACGGGCGGGATACGCGGTGCAGATACTGGAGTTCGTCGACGGCAGCGCGACGCCCAAGAATCTGCTTATCCGGGCGATCCGCAAAAAAACGGCGGAGTCGCCGGTGTGCGCTTCTTCTCCGGCCGCGCTCGGCTCGGAAGTACAAGCCGCCGGTGGGGTTGAAGTACAAGCCGCCGGTTCCGGCGCGGCTGCGCTGACGGAAGCGCTGCGCGTGCGAACGACGATGCAGACGCTGTTGGAGCGCGAATGA